The Malus sylvestris chromosome 12, drMalSylv7.2, whole genome shotgun sequence genome contains a region encoding:
- the LOC126592989 gene encoding NADPH-dependent diflavin oxidoreductase 1-like yields the protein MPTWTFVLDESSCRIGTNVCKCRVLQVEQKPHSEVMDTGPLKAELQSELRKLPWCSNPNCENFHGALRILLAQRDLSKSCSATFIHVRTHRIPAGPISLGMEETPKKLLILYATQTGNAVEAAERVGREAERRGCCPVHLLSMDRYDAGCLAQAEEGSRTVVIFVVSTTGQGVTPDSMKGFWNFLLRRNLSGQWLQGLHYAVFGLGDSGYQKFNYVAKRLDRRLLQLGATPIVERGLGDEQHPSGYEAVLDPWMTSLWNMLNEIHPNYYFPNGPEFFIPDDKVKEAQPKIRILYHEIDKLDSQFSATSDLNHQAALLHIERARKMSPGKFSSHDENKPDCFLKLVKNERLTKSSGSKDDKEVHHLEFEFVSPAIEYDVGDLLEVVPRQNPAAVDDFILRCNVDPESFITVHPLDAENQLPGACGIAAIKLKAFVELTMDVASASPRPYFFEVMHMFATDEHEKGILEHLVSPEGRTVLQKYIHKERMTVNDVLKKFPSVQIPFEWLVQVVPPLKPRAFSISSSPSAHPNQVHLTVTVASWRSPLGRNRAGLCSNWLARLDAKQEVYVPVWFRKGSLPPPPPSLPLILIGPGTGCAPFRGFVEERAIQSLNSTRTAPVMFFLGCRNKDKDFLYKDFWLSHSENGGILSEAKGGGFYVAFSRDDQSHNKVYVQHRMREHSKRVYDLLRHGGAAIYVAGSATKMPADVLSTFEEIIAKESGLPQESAVRCLKDIQDAGKYHVEAWS from the exons ATGCCGACTTGGACATTTGTTTTAGATGAATCATCATGTCGAATAGGCACAAACGTTTGCAAGTGTCGGGTTTTGCAAGTGGAGCAGAAGCCACATTCTGAGGTTATGGACACAGGTCCGTTGAAAGCAGAACTCCAATCCGAACTGCGAAAACTTCCATGGTGCTCCAATCCAAACTGCGAAAACTTCCATGGTGCGTTGCGGATACTACTTGCTCAGAGGGATTTGAGTAAATCTTGCTCAG CTACCTTCATCCACGTACGTACTCATCGAATTCCAGCCGGCCCTATCTCATTAGGCATGGAGGAGACACCGAAGAAACTGCTCATACTCTACGCAACTCAAACCGGAAACGCTGTAGAGGCCGCTGAGCGGGTGGGTCGTGAAGCCGAGCGCAGAGGCTGCTGTCCGGTCCACCTCCTTTCCATGGACCGATACGACGCTGGTTGCTTAGCTCAAGCGGAGGAGGGCAGCAGAACTGTAGTAATTTTTGTCGTTTCAACCACAGGCCAGGGGGTTACTCCTGATTCCATGAAAGGATTTTGGAATTTTCTTCTGCGGAGAAACCTAAGTGGGCAATGGCTTCAAGGACTTCATTATGCTGTTTTCGGGTTGGGTGATTCCGGTTACCAGAAGTTTAATTATGTTGCAAAGAGGCTTGACAGAAGACTTTTGCAGCTTGGGGCAACCCCTATCGTCGAAAGAGGTTTAGGAGATGAACAGCACCCATCAGGGTACGAAGCCGTTTTGGATCCTTGGATGACATCTTTGTGGAATATGTTGAATGAAATCCATCCCAACTACTACTTCCCAAATGGCCCAGAATTTTTTATACCAGATGACAAGGTTAAGGAGGCTCAACCAAAAATTCGGATTCTGTATCATGAAATCGACAAATTGGATTCACAATTCTCCGCCACTTCAGACTTGAATCATCAGGCCGCGTTGTTGCACATTGAAAGGGCTCGCAAAATGTCTCCAGGAAAGTTCTCATCTCATGACGAGAATAAGCCCGACTGCTTTCTCAAATTGGTGAAAAATGAACGACTTACTAAATCATCTGGCAGTAAAGATGATAAAGAGGTGCATCACTtggaatttgaatttgtttCACCTGCTATTGAATACGATGTCGGTGACCTCCTTGAGGTTGTTCCCCGTCAAAACCCTGCTGCAGTAGACGATTTCATACTTCGTTGTAATGTGGACCCTGAATCATTCATCACCGTCCATCCTTTGGACGCGGAGAACCAGCTTCCTGGTGCTTGTGGTATTGCCGCCATCAAATTGAAAGCCTTTGTTGAATTGACAATGGATGTTGCATCTGCTTCTCCTCGACCCTATTTCTTTGAGGTAATGCATATGTTTGCAACAGATGAACATGAAAAGGGAATACTTGAACATTTAGTGTCACCTGAAGGTAGAACCGTTCTACAGAAATACATTCATAAGGAACGGATGACAGTAAACGAtgtattgaagaagtttcccTCCGTTCAAATCCCCTTTGAATGGCTGGTACAGGTGGTTCCTCCTTTGAAACCAAGAGCTTTCTCCATCTCTTCGTCCCCTTCAGCTCACCCGAATCAAGTTCACTTAACAGTGACTGTCGCGTCATGGAGATCACCCCTTGGACGCAATCGAGCAGGTCTCTGCTCAAACTGGCTAGCAAGGCTTGATGCCAAACAAGAAGTTTATGTACCAGTGTGGTTTCGAAAAGGTTCCCTTCCTCCCCCACCGCCATCTCTTCCTCTCATTCTCATCGGACCTGGAACCGGGTGTGCACCTTTTCGTGGATTTGTGGAAGAAAGGGCCATACAAAGTTTGAATAGTACAAGAACTGCTCCAGTGATGTTCTTCCTTGGCTGCagaaacaaagacaaggatttTTTATACAAAGACTTTTGGTTATCTCATTCCGAAAATGGTGGGATTCTTTCGGAAGCAAAGGGTGGAGGGTTTTATGTTGCCTTCTCAAGGGACGACCAGTCACATAACAAGGTCTATGTGCAACATAGGATGCGGGAACATAGCAAAAGGGTGTATGATTTGTTGAGGCATGGAGGAGCTGCTATCTACGTTGCCGGTTCGGCTACAAAAATGCCGGCAGATGTATTATCTACATTCGAGGAAATTATTGCTAAAGAGAGTGGGCTTCCACAGGAATCAGCAGTAAGATGTCTTAAAGATATA